A segment of the Stegostoma tigrinum isolate sSteTig4 chromosome 44, sSteTig4.hap1, whole genome shotgun sequence genome:
tccagtcatggagctgtacggGAGTTGGTTACTTTCTGTGCATCACTCAAATAGagttgaagttttaaaaattgatCAAATGTAGTGCAGCTCAGGGCAAGAGTGCAATCAGACccacagttctgttagaattcctAGTGATAATTTAAATATCTGAATGTTTATTAGCTAAATGTTGAATTGATCAGTTAAATGTTTTCACACCCATCTGATGACGGTTTACTGGAGCTATCTGTGTTTtccttcctgcagacaaacactTGAAGGAACAAGACAATGTATCATTTCTTCAGTACAAAGCTCCTCCTAACAAACAGCAGATATGTTCCCACTATCACAGCATGAGAACATCCTTTCCCCAGTCACGGAGCAGATTGAATCAGACACACGTTGAGCTTTAATTTCCAGTCAGACACGTCAAAGCCGACAATAAAACAAGACAGAGGAATGCCACTTtattttgcttctctctccattcaAAATACCCAGTTTGAACAGGTTTCACCTAAAATAACCCATTGACATTTACACCAGTTTTGAAGATTGGTAGACTGAATCCTTGTCCAAAGTATACCAtcaggaattgaaggaaatctgcaTAGAATTACTCAAATATCAACTTCACATAATGAATCACACCTCCACCGATAATATTATTGGCTGCCTGACAACTGATCCACTTTTAGGAGTAGTAATACCTAAACTCAAGCATTCATATTGCAGGGTCAGACAGGAAAAAAATGGTATTTGACCATATTAATACTTCAGAAACTGCAAGTAAAAGGTTGATGAAAAATGTTCACATAGTCACATAATAGAAACTATTATGCACATATTCATTGCTGTACTCGCATTCACAGAGACTGAAACTGGCAGGAATATATTGATGATAACACTCCCAATTTCACAGAGCAAAGTGACAGCTACAAACTTAGAACTGCAATCACAAAtccacagacagacaggcacGGATTGCTGACTGTACTCAAATATTCAGAGTAGGTTCTCACAGGTACATCTTGGTAACAGGacttgcaaattgacagagaaGCAAATGATAGGTGCACATTGCTTTCACGCACATATCCAATGGACGAACTTGACAGGAACAGATTGATAACAACCttggacatagcaagaactgcaaattctGGAATCAGCCTTCCCAGTTATACGCAGCATAAACTAACTGACATGTACAGTTTGATAATTACTCTCATTCACAGAGCGGAATCTGAAACGTCCTTATTGATAACTGCACTCACATGGccaccaagcagaaactgacagagtTTGATCACAGTGACAGTCAAATTgtggaaattgacagatacatgttGATAATCgctttcactgaaatgtcagGGTCAGTTCATTAAATATGctgctgttgacttgctcactgagcttgtAAGtttgttcacagacatttcatcaccatactacacaacatcatcagtgcaccgtGAATGAAACGTTGGTATTCTGTccttcttgctatttatgtgcctcagtttgctggggtggtgagCATCACTTGCAGATTGATTTCTTAGTGGTTGGTGTGTGGTGTCCAGCTGgccatgtttgttaatggagttctagTTTGAACTCTCGTGCATGTCTTTGTTTGGGATGTCCTCTGATGGCTACCTTGTCCCAGTCAAACAGGTGTCTCTCTTTATCCATGTGCATTAAGGTGAGTGATAGTTGGCCATGACTTTTGGCAGCGAGTTGATGTCCATGAATCCTGATGGCGGGTTTCCTACCGGTTTGCCTTGGGTAAGGTTTGTGGCAGTatttgcatggtatcttgtaaatcGCATTGTTTCTgctaattgtgaatgttggatcCTTCATTCTCAACAGCGGCTGTCAGTTCGTGGGCTATCATGATTCTTACGGGGTAGAGTTACCTGGTGGTTATTTCACACCCTCAGTGCATAGTCTGGTGACTACTATCACTGgatgtgttgtgtcttcctgttgccATCAGTTGTGTGGCATCTGTGAACAATGCATTTTGAGTAACTGTCATTTCTAAAGACACTATCTGTGTTCTTCCTTGGCTTTATGAAACTCCgggatgctgcagtgtgttgtggctcacttGAACAGGGAAAGCTAGCTCATTggattcaaagataataaaatgtgaggctggatgaacacagcaggccaagcagcatctcaggagcacaaaagctgacgtttcgggcctagacccttcatcagagagggggatggggggagggaactggaataaatagggagagagggggaggcggaccgaagatggagagttatagttcccattatctcattggattcaaaattggcttgatggtacaaAGCAGAGGGTGACAGTTGAAGATtctttctcggactggaggcctgtgactgtggtgtgccacagggattggtgttgggacctttgttatttgttattaacataaatgatctggatgtgaatgtgcaaagcatgattagtaagtttacagatgatgcaatGTTAGGCGGTATCGTTCATAGTGGGGAAGGTTAtcgaaaattacagagggatcttaatcagatggggaagtgggccaaggattggaaaatgcaattcaatgcagataggtgtgaggtgttgcactttggaatgtCAAACTATAGTAAGCCTTGtatagtaaatggtaaggtccctGATTAGTGATGTGGTACAGAGGGACCAAGGAGTACAGATAAGTCGTTTGGTTAAAGCAGTGTCGCAGGTGGGTAGGGTGCTGAAGAAGGAAttcagcatgctggccttcattgatcGAGGCATTTAGAATAGACTCGGACTATTGTGtagagttttggtcaccctgttgtaaaAAAGACCTAGTTCAACTAGAAAGtgttcaaagaagatttatgcAGGACTAGTGGGCCTGAGTTATAgcgagatgttggccagggtaggactttatttcttggacCGTAGGAGAATGAAGTGTGACCTTattcagatgtataaaatcatgaggcccATAGGTCAGATAAATGCAAatcatgtttgtttttttttccccacagatgaggaattgaaaactggagggcataggtttcggGTGAGAGGGCAagaatttaagaaggacctgaggggtgccaacttcacagagagagtggagcacatgtggaatcagctgccagagaaagttgttgaggcaggcacaatatcaacactttaaaaaaaaaacatttgaacaggtacatggatgggaaggatttcGAGGGATATCATGTgggcaattggatccagctgagtgggcaccatggtcatcATGAACCAGTTTGAGCGGAAGGGCCCATGTCCATACTGTgttactataagaccataagacataggagcagaaatcaggctatttggcccatcaagtctgctccaccattaaatcatggctgagaaGTTCCTTCAGCCaattctccttccttctccccataaccttgatccccttgacaatcaaaaacctatctatctcacccttaaatgcactcaataacctggcctccacagccttctgtggcagtgaattccatagattcaccgctctctggctgaagaagtttctccttatctctgttctaaaaggcctgCCCTTTACttgaaggctgtgcccttgggtcctagtctctcctaccaatggaagcatcttccctacatccactctgtccaggcattCAGTAGTCTAAGTTTTGattatcatccttctaaactccaaagagtacagTCCCAGAATCCTCAATCATTGCTCATATgttcagcttttcattcctgggaccattctcgtgaacctcctctgaaactgctccagggccagtacatccttcctgagatatggggcccaaaactgcacatgctACTTCAAACGTGGCCTGACTCGAGTCTTCTAAAGCCTCATAAGTACATCCTTTTTTTTACATATTCAagtccgtaagaccataagacatgggagtggaagtgaggccattcggcccatcaagtccattccactATTTAAGTCAcggctgggcatttcaactccacttccctgcactctccccgtagcccttgattccttgtgagatcaagaatttgtcaatctctgccttgaagtcctggcaaaataaatgccagtattgtagttgccttcctgactactgactcaacctgcgaGTTTACCGTGAGACATTCCTGGagtagaactcccaagtctctttgcatgcaagacttctgaattttctgcccATTTAGTAAAGAGTCTGCTTTTATTCTGGAGGGAggatggtaacttcttcaagtcaggcatccctggaagaagctttgcagtgaagttaaaattgtatcagagataatggtgactgcagatgctggagaatccagacaaacctcaggcgATCTCTACCCCACTGCAACTCTAGGGACAGATCGAGAACCGCACTCCCATTTCCACAATGCAGAGAATGACAGATATTCGGCAAATTGTCGCTCAAGAAACCCGAAAGTCTTCACAAAACAATACTCCCCACAGCTTAATAAGGAAATCTCAGCTGGTGATGAAACAAGGTAACATTTTACTCACAAAAGATCACTGAGCGGAATAAAACACCTTGTCACAATTAAAATCTCGCAGGACTGTGTTCAAAATATTGACAACCAGTTCAACTGCAAGGGAGATAGGAATTTGATCCGTGTACAAAATTTCGGTTTGTGTTTCACATTTCGTTGCAGAACCGAAGAGATCCACTTTGTGTTTGACACTAACCAATCACAGAAAGGCTAATCTCATGGTGTGACATTCTTGTAAAGTACCCAATCAGGAACAAGGATTTCCCTCAtccctcattagcattgctgaCGCGATCAGGCTATAAAAAGCGAGCTCCGAGACGGCTTTCGCTTATTTTGTGTCTGAAAGTGACTGACGCTATGCCAGATGAGAAGAAAGCGCAGCAAGCCTCCAAGAAGGGCGCcaagaaaatcatcaagaaggcGCCGGGGAAAGCCGGCAAGAAAAGGAAACGatccaggaaagaaagttactCTATCTACATCtacaaagtgatgaagcaggttcaccccgacaccggcatctcctccaaggcgatgagcatcatgaactcgttcgtcaaggatattttcgagcgtatcgcgggggaggcttcccgcctggcccattacAACAAGCGCAACACCATCAGCTCCCGGGAGATCCAGACCGCGGTGCGGCTGCTGCTGCCCGGGGAGCTGGCCAAGCACGCCGTGTCGGAGGGTACAAAGGCGGTGACCAAGTACACTAGCTCCAAGTGAGATCCCACATTGTGTTGAAAAAACACACATCCaaaacccaaaggctcttttaagagccacccacTACCTCACTGAAACAGCTGAACCGTATTAACTTCGatagccgatgctggagaatctgagacgacaagatgtggagctggatgaacacagcaaaccaaacagcatcagagaagcaggtaaattgacgtttcggggcgagacccttctttTCAAATGAAGTTTTAGCTTTACAATTGATTCTGGGTCTGGATAATGAATGTCGCTAAGCTTTGTTTTTAATTATAAAAATAATTTCGTTTGATCCCAGACCCTCTGCCCTTTATTGTCGGTTGCGTATTTCCCAGTCTCTTTTCCCGGCCTGTATAGAGAGCATATTTATCGACACCGAGTCACTTTTCAGCAAATTCTATATTTTCCAGTTATTCTTTAACCCTTGATCAGGGCAGAAGGTACAGTGCCCCGTGGGGTATGAAACACGAGTTTCACTCCCGGAATGAAAAGTAACTGTTGTCGTCCCACGAAtagattttgaaatttatttgttctttttttaaattaaattttcaaaACGCCACTGACGTCGTCTGATTTTTGCAGAACACTGTAAATGAGGCTCTCAGCTGTCGAtaagaggctttcaaaatgaacTGAGATAAAGCTAGTATAGCTGCTGGATTGCCATATCAGGTGTGAAGTCTGATCAACGACAAGAGGGACGGCAACTTTAAACTGAAGTTTCACCGTTCTCACCCGCAGGAACGTTGAGTTTTTGATAAATATTTCAGGGTGCACTTGCAATATGAAAAtgaaccggaaggcaaagtactgggcttaTGGTAAGATTcatggcagtgtagatgagcagagagatctcggtgtccatgtatacagatccttgaaagttgccacccaggttgacagggctgttaagaaggcatacagtgttttagcttttattaatagagggatcgagttctggaaccaagaggttatggtgaagctggacacaactctggtgcggtcgcacttggagtattgtgcacagttctgatcaccgcattataagaaggatgtggaagctgaggaaagggtgcagagatttactgggatgttgcctggtatggagggaacgttttacgaggaaaggctgagggacttgaggctgttttcattacagagaaggtggttgagaggtgactgaattgaaacatataaaataatcagaggattagatagggtggatagggagagcctttttcataggatggtgacagcgagcacgagggggcatagctttaaattgaggggtgaaagatacaggacagatgtcagaggtagtttctttactcagagtagtaagggaatggaacgctttgcctgcaacggtagtagattctccagcTTTAGGTATCTTTAAatcgtctttggataagcatatggacgtacatggaatagtgtaggttagatgggcttcagatcgttatgacaggtcggcacaacatcgagggccgaagggtctgtactgtgctgttatgttctatgttctaactaagtTCGGCGAAAAATTAAATTATTCATTCCtcttaggaaaaaaaaactaagtttTACAATTTCGTACACGTTGTAGGATTTTGTCCCTGTGGGTAACGACCCCAACTCTCTCCCGTGGTAACCAAAACTAATAAGCCCGTATTTGAGACATACGAACAGAAGTATCGTGCGATTTGTGTTTTACAATTTCCAAATCTCTACGtgaatttattttcagaatgCAGCCTGTGGGGCTCTCCGTTGTCGGGTAGAGTCTTTCAAAATGAACCGAGATTAACAGGGAAGTCTGATCTCACACAATAATCACAAAATTTTCGGAAGACGCTGATGTTTTGAATGAGAACGAGAGAGGTTATGTCAAGGATCAATTTGTAATCTAAAAGGAAATTAAATCATACGCATTCATGTAAAACGTCTTCCTCGTATTGCCCATATTGGCGGGCTTTTCAAATCGGAAAGAAAacggttgatgatttggcgccggtATTTTCGTACGGTTGCCGCGCcgaggaattttgttttattttcaaatctccccgGGTTTTGCAGAAAGCTATAAATGAGGCTTTCTGCTGTCGGTGGGAAAATTTCAAAGTGAACCGAGATGAAAGCAGAACAGCTGGCGGACTGGCATCGCAAAAGTAGAAATATTGTTGATCTTGTGCAATAGGGAGCGCgattgtaaaatattgtttaaagcAGTATTGAGTTCAACGGCAAAGAAACAGCTGTGTGATACTTTTATCAATGTATCCGGGTGCTGATGTGAAATAAAATGCATCTGTTCAGAGCAACTTACGCCGGGCTCTTTTTCTGCCATCTGTTTATTCTTAAGGATCAGGGTAAAAAGCAAAATCATAATCACATCGATTCACTTAGGCCTGGgaatcagagagagattgtgtgaagtATACAGGCGTATTCTAAAAGTAAATTATCTCAAGAATGAACGCATTCTTCTTTGTAAAACTTCTACCCGTTTTGAAACTATTGGCGGGCTTCTccagtttgaaagaaagcggttgatgatttggcgccgggaTTTTCCGGCCTCCTCCCCGGGCCCTCTCCGGATTGGTGAGGGAAACAGATATCTGATTGGACATTGAAACGACATAGGAGATACTGAACaatgtgaccaatcagcaatggccgcacccccattcctcccGAAGGTATAAGAGGGCGGGATGTGGCCGCATTGCAGCATTCTCTGTGaaagtgtttgtgagactgtggcGATGTCTGGGAGAGGAAAGGGCGGTGGTGGGAAAGCTCGCGCGAAGGCGAAGTCCCGGTCGTCCCGGGCTGGGCTGCAGTTCCCGGTGGGCCGTGTTCacaggctcctgagaaagggtaactatgctgagcgtgtgggtgccggagcgccggtctatctggctgcggtgctcgagtacctgacggctgaaatccttgagctggccggtaacgcggcccgcgacaacaagaagacccgcatcatccccaggcacctccagctggccgtgcgcaacgacgaggagctcaacaagctgctgggaggggtgaccatcgctcagggtggggtgctgcctaatatccaggccgtgctgctgcccaagaaaaccgcCGCTGGGGGCGCCACTAAAAAGTGAAGAGACCGTTCTGTAACCTgacaacccaaaggctcttttaagagccacccacaaaGTCAGTGAAAAGCAGCTAGACTGTCACTGCTGGTTGGTTTACTTTAATTTTATGTGCAAACACGGGACTAAATGCGCAAAAATATCCGTTTCCTTTTTGCCTTAACCTAAAGAAAACTAGAACAGCTGTCGGAGGGGAGTAATAAAGTTTTACTGCAGGGACAGCGACTTTAAATAGTAACTCACAGCGGTTTCCCTATCACTATGCCGACAGGGAACAAAAGACATGCGCTAACTCCCCGCAAGAAAGGGGCCGTTCGAGACTAAACCGAGCCTCCTCAGAGGATCGAATGAATACACTCGTGTGAGATTAGGCAAAATTTCAATTGCACGATCAGAAATATAAAAATCGTTTGTATATTTTGGTGGGCTTTTCGAATTGGCCACTGTTTCCCAACATCCTCATTCGTCAACTTCAGTTGCAGCTGGGGAAACGCCAAGGGAAGCAATTGGCAAGCAAAGGCGTTTGAATCggaaatttataaaatgttaGGTACAGTACTTGAACTGTGTTGTGATTACTGAGCACTTATAAACCTGTTTCACAACTCGGGGGAATTATTGGGCCTGAGAGATGCACTAAGTTTCTGTAACAGCGGTGACATTGAGACATAACATCAATAGTATGCTGTGGGTTTATATTAACTACAGTCCATCGTGTCTAATGattgctgttctctctctctctggatagtgtcgtggctctgaaaagagccgttgtGTTTCTCGGGGTGAATGTGCAGGGCCGGGCACGCTCCGTTTAGGCGCGCTCCCCGCGGATCCGCCGGGCCAGCTTGGATGTCTTTGGGCATTATGGTGACCCGCTTGGCGTGGATGGCACACAGGTTGGTGTCCTCAAACAGACCCACCAGGTAAGCCTcgctggcctcctgcagggccatcacggccgagctctggaagcgcaggtcggtcttgaagtcctgagcgatctcccgcaccaggcgctggaacggcagtttgcggatcagcagctcgctggatttctggtagcggcggatctcccgcagagccaccgtgccgggcctgtagcgatgaggcttcttcactccgcccgtggccggagcgctcttgcgggccgctttggtcgccagctgcttgcggggagctttccctccggtggatttgcgcgctgtctgcttggttctggccattctctgcaacacacacacaggctgctACTCTCAATGCTGAACCTGTGGCGGCGCTGCCTATTTAAGGGAATGGAGAGCTCGCCCTAGAGCTGGGATTTGTTAGAGTCCCGTCCCTCAACCCCATGAGAAACAGCTCCGGAAGGTtctgaaaaggcagaaaaatattttttggtTTAAATTGAAATGACAGTTGGTCACTTCCAAAAAGCCCGCCGAATTTACCCTCGCGATCCTGAGTTTAaggtaaatatttaaaaggaaaataaactcCGACTCCGATCAAATCGTGTACTTTGCAAACTAAGTTTTTTGAATAAAATCTACATCAGCGGAGACAGGACGACAGGATTGCCTCATCTGTCTGTAACAGGCGTGAGGAAAGGGCGAGGGCGTTTGGCATTGCTTCCTGCAACAGGCAGATGGAAAGTAAATTAAAACTTCCACGGGTGTCCCAGAATCAAAACTGAACGAAATATCATTCCTGTAACTGTTAATGAAATACAAATACAGCAATATATGTTAACTCCAGCCCCCAACTAGATCTGTAAATAAAACTATTCTCCACAACGGCAGTGAACACAACTttcgggaaaaaaaaactgcggTCTCGAGCTTCATGTTCgaagcagacaaaaacaggattttTTTCTAAGCAGTTGCGATACAATTGAACGCCCATGATCCGGCCTTTCTTAACAAGACAACACGGTTGCTTCcattatcaagataataaaatgtgaggctggatgaacacagcaggccaagcagcatctcgggagcacaaaagctgacgtttcgggcctagacccttcgccctctctgatgaagggtctaggcccgaaacgtcagcttttgtgctcccgagatgatgcttggcctgctgtgttcatccagcctcacattttatgatcttggaattctccaacatctgcagttcccattacctctgcttCCATTATCAATGTGGGCtataccagcttcaaaatctccccttccccaactgcatcccaaaaccattccagttcttccctccccccactgcaccacaccaccagcccagctcttccctccacccactgtatcccaaaaccagtccaacctgtctatgcctccctaacctgttcttcctctcacccatcccttcttcccacatcaagccgcacctccatctcctactaacctcatcccacctccttgacctgtccgtcttccctggactgacctttcccctccctacctccccacctgtactctcctctccacctatcttcttttctctccatcttcggtccgcctccccctctctccctatttattccagttccctctccccatcccctctctgatgaagggtctaggcccaaaacgtcagctttcgtgctcctgagatgctgctgggcctgctgtgttcatccagcctgaaaTTTTGTCTTGCTTCAATTTCCACGTCAGTTTCTATTCCCCCAGTTGAATGAGACAAAATCATTTGATGG
Coding sequences within it:
- the LOC132207021 gene encoding histone H2B type 1-O-like, producing MPDEKKAQQASKKGAKKIIKKAPGKAGKKRKRSRKESYSIYIYKVMKQVHPDTGISSKAMSIMNSFVKDIFERIAGEASRLAHYNKRNTISSREIQTAVRLLLPGELAKHAVSEGTKAVTKYTSSK